In a single window of the Nicotiana tomentosiformis chromosome 10, ASM39032v3, whole genome shotgun sequence genome:
- the LOC138899926 gene encoding uncharacterized protein, with protein MVAASKAKQLRLERYKKYHPPTFSGLASDDAHGFLEKCYHILRTMGIVETSGVSFNAFHVRGASYQWWRAYELSSPDEAASLTWTQFSEMFLHEYVPQSLRDAWCAEFEQLLQDAMTVSEYAIRFTELARHAPALVSTVRERVHRFIEGLHPSIRTSMARELEMDITYQQEVSIARRVEALPAASGVPAPPRPQEPYYSPLVSSMPPTRGAITG; from the exons ATGGTAGCTGCTTCTAAGGCaaagcagctcagacttgagaggtacaagaagtaccacccacctactttcagtggactagcttcagatgatgctcatggttttcttgagaagtgttatcatattctccgcactatgggcattgtggagacgagtggggtttctttcaacGCTTTCCATGTGAGGGGAGCatcatatcagtggtggcgtgcctatgagctgagtagtccggacgaggcagcctcactcacttggactcagttttcagagatgttcttgcatgagtatgttcctcagagcctcagggatgcttggtgcgcagagtttgagcagttgcttCAGgatgctatgactgtgtcagagtatgcaatcCGTTTCactgagttagctcgccatgcgccGGCtctggtttctacagtcagagagagggttcatcgctttattgagggactccaccccagtattcggaccagtatggccagggagttggagatggacatcacttatcagcaagAAGTGAGCATTGCTAGGAGGGTGGaag ctcttccagcagccagcggtgttccagctcctcctagacctcaggagccctattattcACCGCTAGtgtccagtatgcctcctactcgaggtgctattaccggctag